One segment of Aquimarina sp. BL5 DNA contains the following:
- a CDS encoding DUF4097 family beta strand repeat-containing protein, with protein sequence MKILVNLITLCCIAFQLNAQKVIEKEITTSADRIKVEFKFAQDIAIKTWDKSTVYLKAEVSINDGEFDNYFDLKIDNSSSMLDIESSYGDLFEKRKKEKGSNRKNNWGPCNNMDINANYTLYLPKNAKLLVKSISGNVASENYQGELEIDIISGDIDIKKYQGDLNLKTISGTIDIHIAKSKLKAETVTGMIYSDKELEFDQGKNRIVGSKVTGTFGDTKSELALQTVSGDIFIRKQ encoded by the coding sequence ATGAAAATTTTAGTAAACCTAATCACATTATGCTGCATAGCATTTCAGCTAAACGCACAAAAAGTAATAGAAAAAGAAATCACTACTTCTGCCGATCGAATTAAAGTGGAGTTCAAATTTGCCCAAGACATCGCTATCAAAACTTGGGATAAAAGTACTGTTTATCTTAAGGCCGAAGTAAGTATTAACGATGGAGAATTTGACAATTATTTTGATCTAAAAATAGATAACTCCTCTTCTATGTTAGATATAGAATCTAGTTATGGTGATTTATTTGAAAAACGGAAAAAAGAGAAAGGATCTAACCGCAAAAACAATTGGGGACCTTGTAATAATATGGATATAAACGCCAACTATACGTTATATCTTCCTAAAAATGCCAAACTACTGGTAAAAAGTATTTCTGGTAACGTAGCTTCAGAAAACTATCAAGGAGAACTAGAGATAGATATTATTAGTGGTGATATTGATATTAAAAAATATCAGGGAGATTTAAACCTAAAAACAATTAGCGGCACTATTGATATTCATATTGCAAAATCTAAACTAAAAGCAGAAACTGTTACAGGAATGATCTATTCTGACAAAGAATTAGAGTTTGATCAAGGAAAAAATAGAATAGTAGGAAGCAAAGTGACGGGTACTTTTGGAGATACTAAAAGTGAATTAGCACTTCAAACAGTGAGCGGTGATATTTTTATAAGAAAACAATAA
- a CDS encoding DUF4097 family beta strand repeat-containing protein, translating to MKNIVIAIVLFITIGHIQGQENYTQSLQGVKNVVIGSESGVKLKAHDKNELLIPGKGRKMPEKAKGLKAVYAGGSDNTGFGVYVQKEGGTLIIRNLKSTYTKTLEVFLPKNINIKVEKSNLGKLVAEGFSSEIEATTNVGNITLRDVTGPIVAKTATGEINIIFNKVSQSSPISLVSATGAIDISIPANTPANLEMKATMGEIFTDFDIKFPVPENNLKVVSGKKTIKTELNNGGVEINLKSATGNIYLRKQ from the coding sequence ATGAAAAATATAGTAATCGCAATAGTACTTTTTATAACTATTGGGCATATACAAGGACAAGAAAATTACACCCAATCCTTACAAGGCGTCAAAAACGTAGTAATTGGTTCGGAATCTGGAGTAAAACTGAAAGCACACGATAAAAACGAATTGTTGATTCCCGGAAAGGGTAGAAAGATGCCCGAAAAAGCTAAAGGATTAAAAGCCGTATACGCAGGTGGAAGTGATAATACCGGTTTTGGAGTCTATGTGCAAAAAGAAGGAGGAACACTAATCATTAGAAATTTAAAAAGCACCTATACCAAAACCTTAGAAGTTTTCCTTCCGAAAAACATTAATATTAAAGTCGAAAAAAGTAACCTTGGAAAATTAGTTGCAGAAGGATTTTCTTCAGAAATCGAAGCTACGACCAATGTAGGGAATATAACGCTTAGGGATGTTACAGGTCCTATTGTCGCTAAAACAGCCACAGGAGAAATTAATATTATATTTAATAAAGTAAGTCAGAGCTCACCTATTTCTTTGGTCTCAGCCACAGGAGCTATTGATATTAGCATTCCTGCCAATACTCCTGCTAATTTAGAAATGAAAGCAACAATGGGTGAGATTTTTACTGACTTTGATATTAAATTCCCTGTACCAGAAAACAATCTGAAAGTGGTAAGTGGTAAAAAAACAATAAAAACTGAATTGAACAACGGTGGGGTAGAGATTAATCTAAAATCCGCAACCGGTAATATTTATCTAAGAAAACAATAA
- a CDS encoding HEAT repeat domain-containing protein, with the protein MKCSQIEERLIDYLDNNLDQEEHRIIAAHLATCSSCQESLQELQLVFDGINNDPVELPDGSIQLNFEEMLQKEKETLNNPKIVSLHKNLKHSWKTVLQIAATVALIVSAYFYGKQENNESFSEEMAVLEEEKVQLKQEVTISLIENKSASKRLKAVNYAEEFEKPGNEILKALINKMFYDDHINVRLAAAEALTKFSDSEMVRKALIDALETEQDPGMQIELIQILVSIQEKRAVPSMEKLLRNEETPSYVKDQVTIGLPSLI; encoded by the coding sequence ATGAAATGTAGTCAAATAGAAGAACGACTTATCGATTATCTAGATAACAATTTAGATCAGGAAGAGCATCGTATTATTGCAGCTCATCTTGCAACTTGTAGTAGCTGTCAGGAGTCATTACAAGAACTCCAACTAGTTTTTGATGGAATTAATAATGATCCGGTGGAATTACCAGATGGAAGTATTCAACTAAATTTTGAAGAAATGCTTCAAAAGGAAAAAGAGACATTAAACAATCCCAAAATAGTTTCACTTCATAAAAATCTTAAACATTCTTGGAAAACAGTATTACAAATAGCAGCTACTGTTGCATTAATTGTTTCAGCATATTTCTACGGAAAACAAGAAAACAATGAGTCCTTTTCTGAGGAAATGGCAGTATTAGAAGAAGAAAAAGTGCAATTAAAACAAGAAGTAACCATTTCTCTTATTGAAAATAAATCTGCTAGTAAACGTCTAAAAGCCGTGAACTATGCAGAAGAATTTGAAAAACCCGGAAATGAGATACTAAAAGCCTTAATTAATAAAATGTTTTATGACGACCATATCAATGTGCGACTTGCTGCAGCAGAAGCACTCACTAAGTTCTCGGACTCAGAAATGGTTCGTAAAGCACTAATAGATGCTCTGGAAACGGAACAAGATCCAGGCATGCAAATTGAATTAATTCAAATATTAGTTTCTATACAGGAAAAACGCGCAGTTCCTTCTATGGAAAAGTTACTTCGTAATGAAGAAACACCTAGTTATGTAAAAGATCAAGTGACTATTGGTCTTCCAAGTTTAATTTAA
- a CDS encoding RNA polymerase sigma factor — MKNLTDEELMILVSNGNLDIMSILFDRYHIRIFNFLLKMTRDRDISQDITQETFYKAIKYRTSYKKGKFSSWIYTIARNIFSDHYQSQKNKDQPLDEIEYKIEREETNGIEKSEIKEQLNRALGQLNQSDRELVIMNRYQGIKYQEIAEITGSTAGAVKTKVHRAIHKLKDHYLQNI, encoded by the coding sequence TTGAAAAATTTAACCGATGAAGAACTAATGATTCTGGTATCTAATGGAAATTTAGATATAATGAGTATCCTTTTTGACCGATACCATATCAGAATTTTTAATTTTTTACTAAAAATGACAAGAGATAGGGATATCAGTCAAGATATTACTCAGGAAACTTTTTATAAGGCTATAAAATATAGAACTTCTTATAAAAAAGGTAAGTTTTCGTCTTGGATCTATACCATTGCCCGGAATATCTTTTCTGACCATTATCAAAGTCAGAAAAACAAAGATCAACCTCTAGACGAGATTGAATATAAAATAGAACGAGAAGAAACTAATGGTATAGAAAAAAGTGAAATTAAAGAGCAACTAAATAGAGCTTTAGGACAGCTAAACCAGAGTGACAGAGAATTAGTAATCATGAACAGATACCAAGGTATCAAATACCAAGAAATTGCAGAGATAACTGGATCAACTGCAGGAGCAGTAAAAACCAAAGTACATCGAGCAATTCATAAATTAAAAGATCATTACCTACAAAATATATAA
- a CDS encoding carbonic anhydrase produces MKTNFLKLSVLATLLVITSCSVQEVETNPQEIDLGDKSEQALANVFNGKSPESDCNFEYEGKEGPEFWSSLCSGEWEDCAGNVQSPIDIITSSVVEDGGINNININYEESQVSIINNGHTIQFNYDGGSSADLNNIDYDLLQFHFHTGSEHTIDGKRYPMEMHLVHQDPVTKLLAVIGIFFEEGEEQEVLKEYMGKLPKYKGDSYSSKSTFKVEELLPDDMEFYTYSGSLTTPACSEIVTWYVVKEPITASVKQLANFEEIMHENYRPTQELNGRIIRTKD; encoded by the coding sequence ATGAAAACCAATTTTTTAAAATTATCCGTTTTAGCAACATTATTAGTGATTACTTCTTGTAGTGTTCAAGAAGTTGAAACAAATCCACAGGAAATTGATCTGGGAGATAAAAGTGAACAAGCTTTGGCAAATGTTTTTAATGGAAAATCCCCAGAATCTGATTGTAATTTTGAATATGAAGGAAAGGAAGGACCAGAATTTTGGTCAAGCCTTTGTAGTGGGGAGTGGGAAGATTGTGCCGGAAATGTGCAATCACCTATTGATATTATTACCAGTTCTGTAGTAGAAGACGGAGGTATCAATAATATCAATATAAATTATGAAGAAAGTCAAGTTAGTATCATTAATAATGGGCATACGATCCAGTTTAACTATGACGGTGGTAGTAGTGCTGATCTTAATAATATTGATTACGACTTATTACAATTTCATTTTCACACAGGTAGTGAACATACTATAGATGGTAAGAGATATCCTATGGAAATGCATTTGGTACACCAGGACCCTGTAACAAAATTATTAGCCGTAATAGGTATATTCTTTGAAGAAGGAGAAGAGCAAGAAGTACTTAAAGAGTATATGGGTAAATTGCCTAAATACAAAGGTGATAGTTATTCAAGTAAATCTACATTTAAAGTCGAAGAGTTGTTACCGGATGATATGGAGTTTTATACCTACAGCGGGTCTTTGACAACTCCTGCTTGTTCCGAAATTGTTACTTGGTATGTTGTAAAAGAACCTATTACTGCTTCAGTCAAGCAACTTGCTAATTTCGAAGAGATTATGCACGAGAACTACAGACCTACTCAGGAATTAAATGGTAGAATTATTAGAACAAAAGATTAG
- a CDS encoding Crp/Fnr family transcriptional regulator — protein sequence MINTLFPHKRYSFINEFVLKDLPDKDFNFIQDKSTVLKLKKGQAIFHEGTTPIGLYIIRIGKIKKYATGLNGKEHIFYLAKEGEIIGHHELISEETYSSSAACLTDSIVNLIPKDVFFKILEDNPNIKNRLLRSISHEFGVFINNSRILAQHSVRERCAISIIKLQEFFSIKEGGGFRISRKDHSNIVGTSVESLVRVLHDFKKENVIKISENLIFIIDIKKLVEICNLI from the coding sequence ATGATAAATACACTATTTCCCCACAAAAGATATTCTTTTATTAACGAATTTGTTCTGAAAGACTTACCAGATAAGGATTTTAATTTTATACAAGATAAATCAACCGTCCTTAAGCTGAAAAAAGGACAGGCTATTTTTCACGAAGGCACTACACCTATAGGATTATATATCATAAGAATCGGAAAAATTAAAAAATATGCTACTGGGCTTAACGGTAAAGAGCATATTTTTTATTTGGCTAAAGAAGGAGAGATCATAGGTCATCATGAGCTTATTTCTGAAGAAACCTATTCTTCTTCTGCAGCTTGTTTAACAGATTCTATTGTGAATTTAATTCCCAAAGATGTTTTTTTTAAAATATTAGAAGACAATCCAAATATTAAAAATAGATTATTGAGAAGTATTTCACACGAATTTGGTGTATTTATTAATAACTCTAGAATCTTGGCTCAACACAGTGTAAGAGAACGATGTGCTATTTCTATTATAAAATTACAAGAATTTTTTAGTATAAAGGAAGGAGGTGGTTTTAGAATTTCCAGAAAAGATCATAGTAATATCGTAGGTACTTCAGTGGAATCTTTGGTCCGTGTTTTACACGATTTTAAAAAGGAAAATGTGATTAAAATCAGCGAAAATTTAATATTTATCATCGATATTAAAAAATTGGTTGAAATTTGTAATCTAATTTGA
- a CDS encoding TraR/DksA C4-type zinc finger protein — translation MAADVKVRYSDADLAMFKEIIVDKMEKAQKDLELLQSAYKNDGNNGTDDTSPTFKAFEEGSETMSKEANTQLAIRQEKFVRDLKNALLRIENKTYGICRVTGKLINPERLKLVPHATLSIEAKNMQS, via the coding sequence ATGGCAGCAGATGTAAAAGTAAGGTATAGTGATGCCGATTTAGCGATGTTCAAGGAAATCATCGTTGACAAAATGGAAAAAGCGCAGAAAGATTTAGAATTACTTCAGAGCGCTTACAAAAATGATGGTAATAATGGTACAGATGATACTTCGCCAACATTTAAAGCTTTTGAAGAAGGAAGCGAAACTATGTCTAAAGAAGCAAATACACAATTAGCAATTAGGCAAGAGAAATTCGTACGTGATCTAAAAAATGCATTACTACGAATAGAAAACAAAACATATGGCATTTGTCGTGTCACAGGAAAACTTATTAATCCAGAGCGATTAAAGCTTGTCCCACACGCAACACTTAGTATTGAGGCTAAGAATATGCAGAGTTAA
- the ileS gene encoding isoleucine--tRNA ligase: protein MSTKFPEYKGLDLPKVADDILEFWQQNNIFEKSISEREDATPFIFFEGPPSANGLPGIHHVMARAIKDIFCRYKTQKGFQVKRKAGWDTHGLPVELGVEKELGITKEDIGKKITVEEYNEACKKAVMRYTDIWNDLTEKIGYWVDMEDPYITYKPKYMETVWWLLAEIYKKGLLYKGYTIQPYSPKAGTGLSSHELNQPGTYQDVTDTTVVAQFKAKKETLPSFLTDVVGDIYFLAWTTTPWTLPSNTALTVGPKIDYVVVKTFNQYTFEPINVILAKNLVEKQFGGKFIQAESEEDVNAFKEGDKKIPYFLLKEFKGADLVEIRYEQLLNYALPNDNAENAFRVISGDFVTTEDGTGIVHTAPTFGADDAMVAKQATPEVPPLLVKDDNDNLVPLVDLQGKFTKHVGEFGGKYVKNEYYNDGEAPEKSIDVEIAIKLKIENKAFKVEKYVHSYPNCWRTDKPILYYPLDSWFIKVTDFKDRMHELNLGINWKPKATGEGRFGNWLANANDWNLSRSRFWGIPLPIWRTEDGKEEIMIGSVEELKAEMQKAVDAGVLEADIFADFIVGDMSEENYDKIDLHKNVVDKITLVSPSGKPMKRESDLIDVWFDSGSMPYAQWHYPFENKEKVESGERKADFIAEGVDQTRGWFYTLHAIGTMIFDDVAYKNVVSNGLVLDKNGQKMSKRLGNAADPFDTLKTYGPDATRWYMISNANPWDNLKFDLEGIAEVRRKFFGTLYNTYSFFTLYANIDNFTYGEADIPLAERPEIDRWILSELHTLIKNVDEYYNEYEPTKATRAISDFVQENLSNWFVRLSRRRYWKGEYQKDKISAYQTLYTCMLTVAKLGAPVAPFFMDRLYKDLISNSDQETSESVHLAHFPKYESSFVDKALEHKMQKAQSVCSLVLSLRQKEKIKVRQPLQRIMIPVLNETDKAEINDIADLIKSEVNVKEIELLDDASGILVKQIKPNFKNLGPRFGKDMKLIASEIQSFDQETIKILEQTGSFDLEINNKIITLGTDDVEISSQDIEGWLVANSGALTVALDITITPVLKKEGIARELVNRIQNIRKDSGLEVTDRIEIVIKENKSIQEAVATNEAYIKNETLTETIEFATDVINGTEIAFDDIATQLVIKKQ, encoded by the coding sequence ATGAGCACGAAGTTTCCTGAATATAAAGGACTTGACTTGCCAAAAGTGGCAGACGATATACTAGAATTCTGGCAGCAGAATAATATTTTCGAAAAGAGTATTTCTGAGCGAGAAGATGCAACTCCTTTTATATTTTTTGAAGGACCACCATCAGCAAATGGATTACCGGGAATTCACCACGTAATGGCTCGTGCTATTAAAGATATTTTTTGTCGTTATAAAACTCAAAAAGGATTCCAAGTAAAGCGAAAAGCTGGATGGGATACTCATGGGCTTCCTGTAGAATTGGGTGTCGAGAAAGAATTAGGTATCACTAAAGAAGATATCGGCAAGAAAATTACTGTAGAAGAATATAACGAAGCTTGTAAAAAAGCAGTAATGCGTTATACAGATATCTGGAATGACCTTACCGAAAAAATTGGCTACTGGGTAGATATGGAAGATCCCTATATCACCTATAAGCCGAAGTATATGGAAACGGTATGGTGGTTACTTGCTGAAATCTATAAGAAAGGATTATTATACAAAGGATATACGATACAACCCTATTCTCCTAAAGCGGGAACTGGATTAAGTTCACACGAACTTAATCAACCAGGAACATATCAAGATGTTACAGACACTACAGTTGTTGCTCAATTTAAAGCTAAAAAAGAAACACTACCTTCATTCTTAACAGATGTGGTTGGTGATATTTATTTCTTAGCTTGGACAACTACTCCATGGACATTACCATCGAATACTGCATTAACCGTTGGGCCCAAGATTGATTATGTAGTTGTAAAAACTTTCAATCAGTATACGTTCGAACCGATTAATGTGATTCTGGCTAAAAATCTAGTTGAAAAACAGTTTGGCGGAAAATTTATCCAAGCAGAAAGCGAAGAAGATGTAAATGCTTTTAAAGAAGGTGATAAAAAAATTCCTTATTTCTTATTAAAAGAATTCAAAGGAGCTGATCTTGTAGAGATACGTTACGAACAACTGTTAAATTACGCACTACCAAATGACAATGCGGAAAATGCCTTTAGAGTAATCTCCGGTGATTTTGTAACTACAGAAGACGGTACTGGTATTGTTCATACAGCGCCAACTTTTGGTGCAGATGATGCGATGGTAGCGAAACAAGCTACACCAGAAGTTCCACCGTTACTTGTTAAAGATGACAATGACAACCTGGTTCCGTTAGTAGATTTACAAGGTAAATTCACAAAACACGTTGGTGAATTTGGCGGTAAGTACGTAAAAAATGAATATTATAATGATGGTGAAGCTCCAGAGAAATCTATAGATGTAGAAATTGCTATCAAGTTAAAAATAGAGAACAAAGCCTTTAAGGTTGAGAAATATGTACACAGTTACCCTAACTGCTGGCGTACAGATAAACCTATTTTATATTACCCATTAGATTCCTGGTTTATAAAAGTGACCGATTTTAAGGATCGCATGCATGAATTGAATCTAGGTATCAACTGGAAACCAAAAGCAACTGGAGAAGGTCGTTTCGGAAATTGGTTAGCAAATGCTAATGACTGGAATTTATCTCGATCTCGTTTCTGGGGAATCCCCTTACCTATCTGGAGAACGGAAGATGGCAAAGAAGAAATAATGATCGGTTCTGTAGAAGAATTAAAAGCTGAAATGCAAAAAGCAGTTGATGCTGGAGTTCTGGAAGCCGATATTTTCGCAGATTTTATCGTTGGAGATATGAGTGAAGAGAACTATGACAAAATAGATCTTCATAAAAATGTAGTAGATAAAATCACCTTAGTTTCTCCATCAGGAAAACCAATGAAACGTGAAAGTGATTTGATCGATGTATGGTTTGATTCAGGTTCTATGCCTTATGCACAATGGCATTATCCTTTTGAAAATAAAGAAAAAGTAGAATCTGGAGAAAGAAAAGCAGATTTCATTGCAGAAGGAGTAGATCAGACACGTGGGTGGTTCTATACTTTACACGCCATCGGAACAATGATTTTTGATGATGTTGCATATAAAAACGTGGTATCTAATGGTTTGGTATTAGACAAGAATGGTCAGAAAATGTCTAAACGATTAGGTAATGCTGCAGATCCTTTTGACACACTAAAAACATATGGACCAGATGCCACAAGATGGTATATGATAAGTAATGCCAATCCATGGGACAACTTAAAATTTGACCTTGAAGGAATTGCGGAAGTGCGTCGTAAGTTTTTCGGTACGTTGTATAACACCTATTCGTTTTTCACACTTTATGCCAATATTGATAATTTCACCTATGGAGAAGCTGATATTCCATTAGCAGAACGTCCAGAAATTGATCGATGGATTTTAAGTGAACTACATACGCTGATCAAAAATGTAGACGAATATTATAATGAATATGAACCTACAAAAGCTACAAGGGCTATTTCTGATTTTGTTCAGGAAAACCTAAGTAATTGGTTTGTCCGTTTAAGCAGAAGAAGATATTGGAAAGGTGAATACCAGAAAGATAAGATCTCTGCATACCAGACTTTATATACGTGTATGCTTACAGTAGCAAAACTGGGAGCACCGGTAGCACCATTTTTTATGGATCGCCTGTACAAGGATCTTATCTCTAATTCGGACCAAGAAACTTCTGAAAGTGTTCATCTGGCACATTTCCCAAAATATGAAAGCTCGTTTGTTGATAAGGCTTTGGAACACAAAATGCAAAAAGCACAATCTGTATGTTCTTTAGTACTGTCTTTGCGACAAAAAGAAAAGATCAAAGTACGCCAACCATTACAGAGAATCATGATCCCTGTATTAAACGAAACAGATAAAGCTGAGATAAACGACATTGCTGATTTAATAAAAAGTGAAGTAAATGTTAAAGAGATAGAGCTACTTGACGATGCTTCAGGTATTTTGGTGAAACAAATAAAACCAAATTTCAAAAATTTAGGTCCTCGTTTCGGGAAAGACATGAAATTGATTGCCAGCGAGATACAATCTTTTGATCAAGAGACTATTAAAATTCTAGAACAAACTGGAAGTTTTGACTTAGAAATTAACAATAAAATTATTACATTAGGTACCGATGATGTAGAAATCAGTTCTCAGGATATTGAGGGTTGGTTGGTTGCAAATTCAGGAGCTCTAACCGTAGCATTAGATATAACCATAACTCCAGTGCTCAAAAAAGAAGGGATTGCCAGAGAACTTGTAAATCGAATCCAAAATATCCGTAAGGATAGTGGATTAGAGGTGACTGATCGAATAGAAATTGTAATAAAGGAAAACAAGTCTATCCAAGAAGCCGTTGCAACTAATGAAGCATACATCAAAAATGAAACCTTAACCGAGACAATTGAATTTGCAACAGATGTAATAAATGGTACGGAAATTGCGTTTGACGACATTGCAACCCAATTGGTAATTAAAAAACAATAA
- a CDS encoding TonB-dependent receptor, whose amino-acid sequence MNIKNTALILSLLFINQIRAQVYGELSGNVVDQTGQPVLGASVLIEGTEKGAQTDFDGNYRIENIIPGSYNLTVSYIGFQTQTKFNIIVKSKGTPAYNFVLKESAEALDEVVISNVNRISRPKETPLSIQTLSAVEIATYPGSNNDVVQVAQTLPGVSPSIGGFRNDLIIRGGAPNETVYYLDGMEVPNINHFSTQGSSGGPVGLINVSFIDNVTLSTSAFGAQYDNPLSGVLQFSQRKGNNKDFSGNFRISASEAALTLEGPLFKGKKNEESKTTFLVSARRSYLQFLFEVIGLPFRPNYWDYQYKINHKINKYNDISLIGLGSIDDFSVESPEDFDAEQQAQLEQAPFIDQRTNAIGLSWKNRFKDGSGFMETTLSNNTLINKFTRYEDPENETGVIFSNDATESETKLRYQLTKFFGDWKLTTGFNAQYSDYSNETINLTDNNIFNTEIDFFKYGLFANMTKSFFNDKLDLSLGFRMDDDSFTKEDNLLSTFSPRFSFSYQFKENWRLNGSLGRYYKIPPYTILGFRNNDNTLINQDVEYTVSDHYVLGLQHDFSPSSSISLEGFYKRYDDYPVSVLDGVSLANKGADFEILGSEDVATVGRGRSYGAELQFQQKLSNNFYGIFAYTWFHSEFTGFNRDVYLPSVWDSRHLVSFTGGYKLKRNWEISARYRFAGKTPFVPTDQDATLTNYPEVILDYDRLGEEKLDIFSQLDLRIDKKWNFKNLSLNVFIEAQNILAQQAPQPTQFGLTRNTNGTIVEPRSLTEIETETGQIIPSLGIVIDF is encoded by the coding sequence ATGAATATCAAAAATACTGCTTTAATACTTTCTTTACTATTTATAAATCAGATACGAGCTCAGGTATATGGAGAACTATCTGGTAATGTTGTAGATCAAACAGGTCAACCCGTTCTAGGGGCTTCTGTTCTTATTGAAGGTACTGAAAAAGGTGCACAAACAGATTTTGATGGTAATTATCGCATCGAAAACATTATTCCTGGTTCCTATAACCTAACCGTCAGTTATATTGGGTTTCAAACACAAACAAAATTTAATATCATTGTTAAATCAAAAGGAACTCCTGCATATAACTTCGTTTTAAAGGAGTCCGCAGAAGCTTTAGATGAAGTTGTAATCAGCAACGTAAATAGAATTAGTAGACCAAAAGAAACACCGCTTTCCATTCAAACGCTCTCAGCAGTAGAAATCGCTACATATCCAGGAAGTAATAATGATGTTGTGCAGGTTGCTCAAACACTTCCAGGTGTTTCTCCTTCCATTGGTGGCTTTCGTAATGATTTGATAATTCGCGGTGGTGCTCCAAATGAAACTGTTTACTATCTAGACGGAATGGAAGTGCCAAATATTAATCATTTTAGCACACAAGGAAGCTCTGGAGGTCCAGTGGGGCTTATTAATGTATCTTTTATAGACAATGTCACCTTATCTACTTCTGCCTTTGGTGCTCAGTATGACAACCCACTTTCTGGCGTATTACAATTCAGTCAACGCAAAGGAAACAACAAGGATTTTAGTGGTAATTTTAGAATAAGTGCTAGCGAGGCAGCACTAACACTAGAGGGACCTCTTTTTAAAGGAAAGAAAAATGAAGAATCAAAAACTACATTTTTAGTATCTGCAAGACGAAGTTATCTTCAATTTTTATTCGAAGTGATTGGACTTCCTTTTAGACCTAATTATTGGGATTATCAATATAAAATAAACCATAAGATTAATAAATACAATGATATCAGTCTTATCGGTTTAGGATCAATCGATGACTTCTCTGTAGAATCACCTGAAGATTTTGATGCTGAACAACAAGCTCAATTAGAACAAGCTCCATTTATTGACCAACGCACTAATGCGATTGGGCTATCCTGGAAAAATAGATTTAAAGATGGTTCTGGTTTTATGGAAACTACCCTAAGTAACAATACATTAATCAATAAGTTTACCCGATATGAAGATCCTGAAAACGAAACGGGTGTAATTTTTAGCAATGATGCTACTGAATCTGAAACAAAACTTAGATATCAATTAACGAAATTTTTTGGTGATTGGAAATTAACCACAGGATTTAACGCACAATATTCTGATTACAGTAACGAAACAATAAATCTAACAGACAATAATATTTTTAATACAGAGATTGACTTCTTTAAATATGGTCTATTTGCAAATATGACGAAATCATTTTTTAATGATAAGTTAGATCTATCGCTTGGTTTTAGAATGGATGATGATAGTTTTACGAAAGAGGATAATTTACTCTCCACATTCTCTCCTAGATTCTCTTTTTCATACCAATTTAAAGAAAACTGGAGACTAAATGGTTCTTTAGGAAGATATTATAAAATACCTCCATATACCATCTTAGGCTTTAGAAACAATGACAATACACTTATAAATCAAGATGTAGAATATACAGTAAGCGATCATTATGTTTTAGGGCTTCAACACGATTTTAGTCCTTCTTCAAGCATCTCTTTAGAAGGGTTTTACAAGCGTTATGATGATTATCCAGTTTCCGTTTTAGACGGGGTATCACTTGCTAACAAGGGAGCAGATTTTGAGATTTTAGGAAGTGAAGATGTTGCTACAGTTGGTAGAGGAAGAAGTTATGGGGCAGAACTTCAATTTCAGCAAAAGCTTTCTAACAATTTTTACGGAATTTTTGCATATACCTGGTTTCATAGCGAATTTACAGGTTTCAACCGAGATGTATATCTCCCCTCGGTATGGGACAGTCGTCATCTAGTTTCATTTACAGGAGGATATAAACTAAAACGAAATTGGGAAATAAGTGCCCGATATCGTTTTGCAGGTAAAACTCCTTTTGTGCCCACAGATCAAGATGCCACACTTACCAATTATCCAGAAGTTATATTAGATTATGATAGGCTAGGTGAGGAAAAGTTAGATATCTTTAGTCAACTTGATTTACGAATTGATAAAAAATGGAATTTTAAAAACTTATCCCTGAATGTATTTATAGAGGCACAAAACATATTAGCCCAGCAAGCTCCACAACCTACTCAATTTGGGCTTACTCGTAATACAAATGGAACTATTGTAGAGCCCAGAAGTTTAACCGAGATAGAAACAGAAACCGGCCAAATCATACCTAGTCTTGGAATTGTTATAGATTTTTAA